The following are encoded in a window of Amaranthus tricolor cultivar Red isolate AtriRed21 chromosome 2, ASM2621246v1, whole genome shotgun sequence genomic DNA:
- the LOC130805309 gene encoding uncharacterized protein LOC130805309 codes for MASQCDSFTIKWWFGGVFKKTRFELEYVGGMCKSMSIEPDKLSWFELKGIVEEDIGFKSPFSLYYLDPKAMTFEEGLKKLINDVSVSEMGNVGTDFRAVDVYVVDVKDDDKLSVKIKKEFSNVGKAYGFVGERKKLTPRKAHKDTCEASGPQDLIIKPNPPNISDICNESENQSCFLHIPNSPINSQHEKNYKLIPIEQGLSEDELDFTCDWYETWPGKIASGEINEGYEEAFEDEDDSTDLDYIISDEDETEGDGSIELVLSEDLSVEGDEGVVQSNLKIGECSFNDIVS; via the exons ATG GCTAGTCAGTGTGATTCCTTTACAATAAAATGGTGGTTTGGTGGGGTGTTTAAAAAGACAAGGTTTGAATTAGAGTATGTGGGTGGTATGTGTAAATCCATGAGCATAGAACCTGACAAGTTATCTTGGTTTGAACTTAAGGGAATAGTTGAGGAAGATATTGGTTTCAAGTCTCCATTTAGCTTATACTACTTAGATCCTAAGGCAATGACTTTTGAGGAAGGGTTGAAGAAACTAATCAATGATGTTTCTGTAAGTGAAATGGGTAATGTTGGTACTGACTTTAGGGCTGTAGATGTATATGTTGTTGATGTTAAAGATGATGACAAATTGTctgtgaaaataaaaaaagaattcagTAATGTAGGTAAAGCATATGGCTTTGTAGGTGAAAGGAAGAAATTAACACCTAGGAAAGCACATAAAGATACATGTGAGGCAAGTGGTCCCCAAGACCTCATTATAAAACCCAACCCACCTAATATTTCAGATATTTGTAATGAATCTGAAAATCAAAGTTGCTTTCTTCATATCCCAAACAGCCCCATAAACTCACAACATGAAAAGAATTATAAGCTAATCCCCATCGAACAAGGTTTATCTGAAGATGAGCTAGATTTTACTTGTGATTGGTATGAGACTTGGCCTGGTAAAATTGCATCTGGTGAGATAAATGAGGGTTATGAAGAAGcttttgaagatgaagatgatagCACAGATCTAGACTATATCATATCAGATGAGGATGAAACTGAAGGAGATGGGTCAATTGAGCTTGTTTTGAGTGAGGACTTGTCAGTGGAGGGGGATGAAGGTGTTGTTCAATCAAATTTGAAGATTGGTGAGTGCTCTTTCAATGATATTGTGTCTTAA
- the LOC130805493 gene encoding uncharacterized protein LOC130805493: protein MTHKYNNVTSDQLMLIAFPFSLAGAAKQWLREEEPNSIATWEALKKAFLHRYYPPGKTSKYRNEISTFKQKDGESLFDAWERFKSLIRKCPHHGLPNWMVIETVYNALRHEIQTSLDAAAGGNFMMKTLTQAKKIHDDMASNYHWREQSTPRRGGRYEVDAIVALTNNVQALTRKVEQLDVAAINKVCGACGLKGHSSVDCQLQAEGVAAVEQVNAIQNQNARQKYNPYSNTFNPGWRDHPNFSYRNNNAQNPSPSYNIPSGFQQRPPFPPQQQHPPKSNLESLMENFIATQSKQNEHFSTSINQILAHNKMIDTQMAQMAQQLSNLSMQKGKLPGNREKKTLHDPTPKVKTSPIFVPAPGTNDDVSEEKKDEPVNSDKPMTAGRTYTPPVPFPSRLAQAKLEHKYGKFLQVLSKLQINIPFLEAIKEMPSYAKFLKDIISNKRKLEESVVETLNGQCSAILHCKLPKKQADPGSFTIPLKLGKDVSAVALADLGASVSVMSLTLCKKINGEMKATRMSIQLADRSVRYPIGILEDFPVQVGNYFVPCDFVIMDMEEDARIPVILGRDFLKTTAANFDVKIGKLSLEIFGEQLHFHLPSSMAHSVIGETVYRVDAIVDATTERESTPSIVDPLYAAIEGNYEKDRADVIEMVQVLDVAPTFVPAKAKFEDILPWKVSTIEEQKECTTPPQVESKSLPPSLKYVFLEDNDTYPVIVNVELNGSQIERLLTVLKKYKSVIGYTIDDIKGINPSFCTHKMWSFWSWRWWFGPLKSISKEKDSKVKVKVFRMLFALERTFCPSKHMSVRVGRETLLGNGSSPFYYFGVCNEF from the exons ATGACACACAAGTACAACAACGTCACCTCCGATCAATTAATGTTAATagctttccctttttctcttgcgGGGGCGGCTAAACAGTGGCTTCGTGAGGAAGAACCCAACTCCATTGCTACTTGGGAGGCTCTGAAAAAGGCATTCTTGCATCGATACTACCCACCCGGAAAAACTTCAAAGTACCGAAATGAAATATCTACTTTCAAGCAAAAAGACGGGGAATCACTCTTTGATGCATGGGAGAGATTTAAAAGTCTAATCAGAAAGTGCCCACATCACGGATTACCGAATTGGATGGTTATTGAGACAGTTTACAATGCTTTGAGGCATGAAATCCAGACTTCTTTGGATGCTGCTGCTGGGGGTAACTTCATGATGAAAACATTGACCCAGGCGAAGAAAATTCATGATGATATGGCCTCAAATTACCACTGGCGAGAACAATCAACTCCAAGGAGAGGTGGTAGGTATGAAGTGGATGCTATTGTTGCTTTGACAAATAATGTACAGGCTTTGACAAGGAAGGTTGAACAATTGGATGTCGCTGCAATAAATAAAGTCTGTGGGGCTTGTGGGTTAAAAGGGCATTCTAGTGTTGATTGCCAACTTCAAGCCGAAGGGGTTGCTGCTGTGGAACAAGTCAACGCCATTCAAAATCAGAATGCGAGACAAAAATACAACCCCTATTCCAACACCTTCAATCCAGGATGGAGGGATCATCCAAACTTTTCCTACAGAAACAACAATGCGCAGAATCCCTCACCCTCGTACAACATACCATCGGGTTTCCAACAAAGACCTCCCTTCCCACCTCAACAACAACATCCGCCGAAGTCTAACCTTGAGAGCTTGATGGAGAACTTTATTGCTACCCAAAGCAAGCAAAATGAACACTTCAGCACCTCTATTAATCAGATTTTGGCCCACAACAAAATGATCGATACTCAGATGGCTCAAATGGCACAACAATTGAGTAACCTATCCATGCAAAAGGGGAAACTTCCGGGAAACAGAGAAAAGAA GACACTTCATGATCCAACCCCAAAGGTAAAGACTTCACCCATTTTTGTTCCAGCTCCAGGTACTAATGATGATGTTTCTGAAGAAAAGAAAGATGAGCCAGTCAATTCAGACAAGCCCATGACTGCCGGTCGAACGTACACACCACCAGTGCCATTTCCTTCTAGATTGGCACAGGCGAAGCTTGAGCATAAATATggaaaatttcttcaagttttgaGCAAGCTACAGATCAACATCCCCTTCTTAGAAGCCATTAAGGAAATGCCCTCTTATGCTAAATTCCTCAAAGACATCATTTCCAACAAACGCAAGCTAGAGGAGAGTGTGGTGGAAACTTTGAATGGGCAATGTAGCGCTATTTTGCATTGCAAGCTTCCTAAGAAACAAGCCGATCCTGGTAGTTTTACTATCCCACTGAAGTTGGGGAAAGATGTGTCTGCTGTAGCCCTTGCTGATTTAGGGGCTAGTGTGAGTGTGATGTCGTTAACACTATGCAAAAAGATCAATGGCGAGATGAAAGCCACTCGGATGTCTATACAATTAGCCGATCGATCTGTGAGGTACCCAATCGGTATTCTTGAGGATTTCCCCGTCCAAGTTGGTAATTACTTCGTACCCTGCGATTTCGTCATTATGGATATGGAAGAGGATGCCCGCATTCCGGTGATTTTGGGTCGTGATTTTTTAAAGACTACTGCAGCCAATTTTGATGTGAAGATTGGGAAGTTATCACTTGAAATTTTTGGAGAACAGCTGCACTTCCATCTCCCCTCATCCATGGCACATTCTGTCATTGGGGAGACTGTTTATCGAGTGGATGCGATAGTTGATGCTACTACAGAGAGGGAGTCCACACCCTCCATTGTTGATCCACTTTATGCAGCTATTGAAGGCAACTACGAGAAGGATAGAGCCGATGTGATTGAGATGGTCCAAGTTTTAGATGTTGCACCTACATTTGTTCCTGCAAAAGCTAAGTTTGAGGACATCCTACCCTGGAAGGTGTCCACCATTGAGGAACAAAAGGAGTGTACTACGCCTCCTCAGGTAGAATCAAAATCCCTTCCTCCTTCTTTGAAATATGTCTTTCTAGAGGATAATGACACTTACCCTGTTATTGTCAATGTTGAACTCAATGGCAGTCAAATTGAGCGATTGCTCACAGTTTTGAAAAAGTATAAGAGTGTTATTGGGTACACTATTGATGACATCAAGGGTATTAATCCCTCATTCTGCACTCATAAGATGTGGTCCTTCTGGTCCTGGAGGTGGTGGTTCGGGCCA TTGAAGTCTATTTCAAAGGAGAAGGATAGCAAAGTTAAAGTGAAAGTCTTTAGAATGTTGTTTGCATTGGAGAGAACTTTTTGTCCTTCTAAACACATGAGTGTGAGAGTTGGGAGGGAAACACTGCTGGGGAATGGAAGTAGTCCTTTTTACTACTTCGGTGTGTGTAATGAGTTCTAG